A DNA window from Choloepus didactylus isolate mChoDid1 chromosome 9, mChoDid1.pri, whole genome shotgun sequence contains the following coding sequences:
- the LOC119544662 gene encoding thiamine transporter 2-like — translation MDCFRSSLSHSWIYPTVILCLFGFFSTMKPSAPFLVAFLSGPDKNLTSAQITNEILPVWTYSYLVLLFPVFVLTDYVRYKPVIIIQGISFIMTRVLLLFGQGVKAMQAVELFYGLATATEVAYYAYIYSVVSPEHYQRVSSYCRSVTLVAYTAGSVLAQLLVSLANVSYFDLNVISLASVILAFLCSLFLPMPKKSIFFHAKPSKEAQTSPSTEAVVSGSQEAGAPGCTEKKPTSEILTVSGSLDAGQLSSPRPSNVIVRVFVQWFQDLRECYSSERLFYWSLWWAFSTAGFNQVFTYVQVLWDYKAKNSSIYNGAVEAIATFGGAVAAFEVGYMKINWDLLGELVLAVFSVVSAGALLLMHYTDSIWACYAGYLVFKSGYMLLITIAVFQIAVNLRLERYALVFGINTFLALVIQTILTVIVVDQRGLHLPISIQFLVYGSYFVVIAGVFLMRSISIIYSAKCLRSSAPSQSPAEPHPEEPRDVIIKTRL, via the exons ATCACAAATGAGATCCTCCCCGTTTGGACGTACTCTTACCTGGTGCTGCTCTTCCCCGTGTTCGTCCTCACCGACTACGTCCGCTACAAGCCAGTTATCATCATACAGGGCATCAGCTTCATCATGACCCGGGTGTTGCTCTTGTTTGGCCAAGGCGTGAAGGCCATGCAGGCTGTCGAGCTCTTCTATGGGCTGGCCACAGCCACCGAGGTGGCCTACTATGCCTACATATACAGCGTGGTCAGCCCGGAACACTACCAGAGAGTGAGCAGCTACTGTCGGAGCGTGACACTGGTGGCCTACACAGCGGGCTCCGTGCTGGCGCAGCTCTTGGTTTCCCTGGCCAACGTGTCGTACTTTGACCTCAACGTCATATCATTGGCCTCAGTCATCCTGGCCTTCCTTTGCTCGCTTTTTCTACCCATGCCCAAGAAGAGcatattctttcatgcaaaaCCCAGCAAAGAAGCACAGACCTCCCCAAGCACAGAGGCAGTGGTCAGTGGATCTCAGGAggctggtgcaccaggctgcacAGAGAAGAAACCCACGTCGGAAATACTCACCGTTTCAGGGAGTCTGGATGCTGGACAGTTGAGCAGCCCTCGTCCAAGCAATGTGATTGTGAGAGTGTTTGTGCAGTGGTTCCAAGACCTGAGGGAGTGCTACTCCTCAGAGCGCCTTTTTTACTGGTCCCTGTGGTGGGCTTTTTCCACAGCTGGGTTTAACCAGGTTTTTACCTATGTTCAAGTCCTGTGGGATTACAAGGCCAAAAATTCTTCCATTTATAATGGAGCAGTAGAAGCCATTGCAACATTTGGAG GGGCCGTGGCAGCCTTTGAAGTGGGTTATATGAAAATCAACTGGGATCTCCTGGGAGAGTTGGTTCTGGCCGTCTTCTCCGTGGTCAGTGCGGGAGCCTTACTGCTCATGCATTACACGGACAGCATCTGGGCCTGCTATGCCGGCTACTTGGTCTTCAAGTCAGGCTACATGCTCCTCATCACCATCGCAGT ATTTCAGATCGCAGTTAACCTGAGGCTGGAACGCTACGCCCTGGTATTTGGAATCAACACTTTCTTGGCCTTGGTGATCCAGACCATCCTAACTGTGATTGTGGTGGATCAGAGAGGGCTCCACCTGCCCATCAGCATTCAG TTTTTAGTTTACGGGAGCTATTTTGTGGTCATTGCTGGAGTTTTCCTGATGAGAAGCATAAGCATCATCTACTCAGCCAAGTGCCTAAGGAGCTCTGCTCCGAGTCAGAGTCCAGCTGAGCCACACCCAGAGGAACCAAGAGATGTGATCATCAAGACCAGGCTCTAG